A genomic segment from Gammaproteobacteria bacterium encodes:
- a CDS encoding NADH-quinone oxidoreductase subunit D, whose amino-acid sequence MAEIRNYTMNFGPQHPSAHGVLRLVLELDGEVIERADPHIGLLHRATEKLVEGKPYLQSIGYMDRLDYVSMMCNEHGYVLAIEKLLGMEPPLRAQYIRVMYDEITRILNHLLWLGAHALDIGAMTVFLYAFREREDLLDAYEAVSGARMHATYYRPGGVARDLPDTMPHYKTSKWHNSREVDQLNRNRQGSLLDFLEDFTVRFPTYIDEYETLLTDNRIWKQRTVGIGVVSPERALQMGFTGPMLRGSGIEWDLRKKQPYEIYDKLDFDIPVGVNGDCYDRYLVRVEEMRQSNRIVRQCIDWLRKNPGPVKVDNYKVTPPRREKMKGDMEALIHHFKLFTEGYSLPRGEAYAAVEHPKGEFGIYLVSDGANKPYRMKIRAPGFAHIAGLDEMSRGHMIADVVAIIGTQDIVFGEVDR is encoded by the coding sequence ATGGCTGAGATTCGCAATTACACCATGAATTTCGGGCCACAGCATCCGTCCGCTCACGGCGTGTTGCGTTTGGTGCTCGAGCTGGATGGTGAGGTCATTGAGCGTGCCGATCCGCATATCGGATTGCTGCATCGCGCGACTGAGAAACTGGTTGAAGGTAAACCATATCTCCAGAGTATTGGTTATATGGATCGGCTCGATTATGTGTCGATGATGTGTAACGAGCATGGCTATGTGCTGGCGATTGAGAAGTTGTTGGGTATGGAGCCGCCATTGCGGGCGCAATATATCCGCGTCATGTACGACGAGATTACGCGGATTCTGAATCATTTGCTGTGGCTGGGGGCGCATGCACTGGATATCGGTGCGATGACGGTGTTTCTCTACGCCTTCCGCGAACGTGAGGATCTGCTGGACGCCTATGAAGCGGTTTCCGGTGCACGTATGCATGCGACATATTATCGCCCCGGCGGTGTGGCGCGTGATTTGCCGGATACTATGCCGCACTACAAAACTTCAAAATGGCATAACAGCCGTGAAGTGGACCAGTTGAATCGCAATCGTCAAGGCTCGTTGCTCGATTTCCTGGAAGATTTTACGGTTCGTTTCCCGACCTATATCGATGAATATGAAACCTTGCTGACGGATAATCGCATCTGGAAGCAGCGCACTGTCGGTATCGGCGTGGTCTCGCCGGAGCGTGCGTTGCAGATGGGATTTACGGGGCCGATGTTGCGTGGTTCCGGCATCGAGTGGGATTTGCGCAAGAAGCAGCCCTATGAAATTTACGACAAGCTGGACTTCGATATTCCTGTCGGTGTGAACGGCGATTGCTATGACCGTTATCTGGTGCGCGTTGAGGAGATGCGGCAATCCAATCGCATCGTGCGGCAGTGTATCGATTGGTTGCGCAAAAATCCCGGCCCGGTCAAGGTCGATAATTACAAGGTGACACCGCCACGGCGTGAGAAGATGAAGGGTGATATGGAAGCCCTGATTCATCATTTCAAGTTGTTCACGGAAGGATATTCGTTGCCGCGCGGTGAGGCGTACGCCGCTGTTGAGCATCCCAAAGGTGAATTTGGGATTTATCTGGTATCGGACGGCGCGAACAAGCCGTACCGGATGAAAATCCGCGCGCCGGGCTTTGCACATATAGCGGGGCTGGATGAAATGTCGCGCGGTCACATGATCGCTGACGTGGTGGCGATTATCGGTACCCAGGATATCGTATTTGGAGAGGTTGATCGCTGA
- the nuoE gene encoding NADH-quinone oxidoreductase subunit NuoE has translation MSSSKLHLITDASRAEIDTWIAKYPVERKQSAVMPALRILQDQNGGWLTNDLMDAVAEYLDMPAIAVYEVATFYSMYEHKPVGKHKISVCTNISCLLCGSEDLVRHLEVKLGVKLGQTTGDGKFTLKEVECLGACCGAPMMQIGRQYFENLTPEKIDQILDSLE, from the coding sequence ATGTCGTCGAGCAAGTTGCATTTGATTACTGACGCTTCGCGTGCCGAGATTGATACTTGGATTGCCAAATACCCTGTGGAGCGGAAGCAATCGGCAGTGATGCCCGCATTGCGTATTCTTCAGGATCAAAACGGCGGCTGGCTGACCAACGATCTGATGGATGCTGTGGCCGAGTACCTCGATATGCCTGCGATTGCAGTCTATGAGGTGGCTACGTTCTATTCGATGTACGAACACAAGCCGGTGGGTAAACACAAGATATCCGTTTGCACTAACATTTCCTGTTTGTTGTGTGGTTCCGAGGATCTTGTGCGACATTTGGAAGTAAAGCTTGGTGTCAAATTAGGGCAGACCACCGGTGACGGCAAATTTACCCTCAAGGAAGTTGAGTGCCTGGGGGCATGTTGCGGTGCGCCAATGATGCAGATCGGGCGGCAGTATTTTGAAAATCTGACGCCGGAAAAGATCGATCAAATTCTGGATAGTCTCGAGTAA
- a CDS encoding NADH-quinone oxidoreductase subunit C gives MSISNEKLVERLQGKFGDGLASCVVDVNEVTIEVGCERLHETCLILRDDAGLHFEQLIDLCGVDYLEYEDGAWQGARFAVVYHLLSIKHNMRLRLRVFVADDDPRIISVADIWASANWYEREAFDLYGILFDGHPDLRRLLTDYGFIGHPFRKDFPLIGQVEMRYDPVRKRVVYEPVSIESRVNVPRVIRHDNRYAKVAKSR, from the coding sequence ATGTCGATCTCGAACGAGAAATTGGTGGAGCGTTTACAGGGGAAGTTCGGCGACGGGCTGGCTTCCTGCGTCGTCGATGTCAATGAAGTCACGATTGAAGTCGGATGTGAGCGCTTGCATGAAACCTGCCTCATTTTGCGTGATGACGCCGGGCTGCATTTTGAGCAGTTGATCGATCTTTGCGGCGTGGATTACCTCGAATACGAAGACGGCGCCTGGCAGGGGGCGCGTTTTGCCGTTGTTTATCATTTGCTGTCAATCAAACATAACATGCGCCTGCGGTTACGCGTGTTCGTTGCAGATGATGATCCAAGGATAATTTCAGTGGCTGATATCTGGGCGAGCGCCAATTGGTATGAGCGCGAAGCCTTTGACCTATATGGCATCCTGTTTGATGGACACCCGGATTTACGTCGCCTGTTGACCGATTATGGTTTTATCGGTCATCCATTCCGCAAGGATTTCCCGCTGATCGGTCAGGTCGAGATGCGTTATGACCCTGTGCGCAAGCGCGTGGTTTACGAGCCGGTATCCATTGAGTCGCGAGTCAATGTTCCGCGCGTGATTCGTCATGACAATCGTTATGCAAAAGTGGCTAAGAGCAGGTAG